Below is a window of Roseofilum reptotaenium CS-1145 DNA.
GCGATCGCCTCTTCGGAACCAAGTAAATCGGGATTTGAATCTTGGTTAGCCGTGAATTTGAGAGGATTTGGCAAACGCCACAAAACAATAGAATTAGAGTCAATATTAGCCCACAAGTTTCCTTGAGCAGTAGAAGCGATCTCGCCACAAAGCTCTGACCAAAATCCATCACTATTAGAGTTATCTCCTAGCGATTCCGATAAACCACTACAAGCTATCTCTGACCATTGGTCTACAGGCAACGGATCTTCGGCAAGATTGGAGCCTAACAACTCTCCAGTCAGCGGATTCCAAAAATGGACGATATCGCGATCGGGATAACGAGTCACTAAAAAGTTACCATCATCACTATAAGAGACTTCAACTTTTGACTGTATTGGTGTACTAAATTCTCGTCTTTTTTTACCCGTATTTAAATTCCAAACTTCTACAGTACCATCCTCATTACCACTGGCAAAGGTTTGTCCATGGGGACTTACAGCTAAGGAATGAATTTCATGATCTGTATAGATAGTCATGTTTAGTCTTAACATAGCTAAATTCCAAATTTTGATCGTTTTATCAGTACTACCACTAACAAAAGTTCGCCCATTAGGACTAAATACCACTGAGGTAACTTTAGCGGTATGACTGTGCAGGTCACGAACTACTTGTTGCGCTCTTAAATCCCATAAATGAACGATCGCCTCTTGACTCCCCCCCACTGCAAAATTTCCTGTCGGACTAATGTCTAAAGCGGTAATAGTTTGGTCTGGTGTGGGTAGTTGTTTCCAAATTGTCGCTTTTTCCATGAGTGCATAGGATTGGGCGTTAATTTCTGTCTCTTTCACAGGGTTGGCATAAGCCGGTTGCACAGAAGAGATAAAGACCGTTGAGGAAAGACTTAAAAGAAGAGTGAGAATAGATCGCGTGTTCATAAGATAAAACTGAGAGACGTGTTCTAGGGATTTCCCCAACTATAAGAAGATCTATCCCCCAAGGTTCCGGCAAAACTGACAGTATAGGTTTTGGCTCAAGGGGGACTGACGAATACCATCGGCCAGCAGTTCCTAGCAATGGGTTGTCTAGCTTAACTTTCAAGCAGATCGGATGGCGATCTGGATAATTTTCTCAATTCTGCCTTGAGATAGGACAGTTTTAACGCTGGTATCTCATTCCAGGTAATTGGGACACTAATCCCAGTAGCTCTAATTCGATTAAGGTCGAGGAAACTTCTGCTGCACTTAATCCCGTTTGCTGTACGATCGCATCCAGGGAAGTCGCTTCCATCTTTACGCCGTCTAATACCTTCTGTTGCAAAGGAGGTAACGAGGGAACAGGAGCAGGTGCAGGTTTAGGAGATGTGGGGAATAAGGATAACTGTTGAGTGGGTACGTTCTCTCTTGGAATCACCGGATCGAGTTCTGGAATTTGGGACAACAGCTCTAATACATACCCTTCATTAATCAGCACCTGTGCCCCTTTACTGATTAAACCCAGACATCCTTTAGAGTTCTCATCATCAATTCGGCCAGGCAAGACATAGACATCCCGGCCAAATTCATTGGCTAATCTGGCCGTAATCAATGCTCCTGAGTGAGTCGGTGCTTCAGTGACTAATACGGCTCGACTCAATCCCGCCACAATACGATTCCGTTGGGGAAAATGGGCCCGGTTGGGTTGGACTCCTGCGGGATATTCACTGATCGCTAATCCTTGTTCGAGGATCTGGTTGTAAAGGGATTGATTGCCCGGAGGATAGATAATATCAACTCCAGTTCCCAAAACAGCGATGGTACGCCCTCCTGCGTCTAAACATCCCCGATGGGCTTGAGTATCCACCCCTTGAGCCATGCCAGAAACAATTGTAAATCCCCGTTGGACTAATTGCTTACTGAGGCGATAGGTCCATCGCCTACCATAGTCGGTCACTTCACGAGTGCCCACAATGGCTACGGCTGGTCTGATTCCTTGATTTTCTTCGGGTTCCACTATGCCTCGATAATAGAGTACCGGTGGAGGACTGGGGATTTCTAATAGTAAGCGTGGATAAAGGGCATCGCTAGGAGTCCAAAATTGAGGATTCGTTTGTAAATGCTGTTCTAAAAGGGCGATCGGATCGAGCTGTTTACGATGAGCTACCCAGGATTGTGCGGTTTTGATTCCAACTCCTTCTATAGAACTGAGGGCGATCGCATCTGCTTGCCACGCGGCTGCCAAACTGCCAAACTGATTCTCAATTCTTTGTAGCAAAACTGGCCCTACCTTCGGCAATTGTGACCAGGCTAACCAAAAAGCACGTTCTGTCATTCAACGTTGAGTTTGAATCTTTTCTTTTGCGTATTCCCTGTAGATTCTAGTCTAAAATCTAAGTCTATGCTATACTAAAGGATGGTCATTGCCGATGTAGCTCAGTGGTAGAGCAACCGATTCGTAATCGGTAGGTCGTGAGTTCAAATCTCATCATCGGCTTCAGCACTTAAACCCTTACACTGATAGGCTTTGACTCACAAGCCACCGGCTACAAATCGGGGATTAAACACATATTCGGCACAAATACAGCCTACTGCCAGAAGAGGGCATGAGACAAAATAGGATGCCTGTCGAAAAGAGGCATCCTTCCTAAATCTCTCCCATCCCATGGCTGTATTTTTCCCAATCATCATCCTTACTCTCTAGCCCAATGTAGGTTGCCTTCAGGCTTCCTCTAGCGTTGATTAATCCCCTACGGTAAACTCCCGTCTTTTCTGGCGTATCGCATCGTCGCCACCAGTAACCAAGCCTGTCCATCTATGACCCGGTAGGATTGCCCTTACTTGAGCATGGGTAAAGTGACCGGTTGCCATTAACTGTTCTTTGTCCATTACCCGACCAGCGTATGGGTTCCTCTGTGGTTTTGGGTTCGGGACTAACTTATCTATCTCAGCCCTGTGGGATCGCCTTGCCTCATCTACTCCTGATCGGGGAGAAGAAACCAGTTCATCCTCCCCAATCCGGTAGACAATCCCCCCTTTATCAAAGTCAATCCTGATGACTTTCCTGATGAGTAGCTCGGCAATAATTGCTGCCGAAAAGTAAACGCCATCGGACATAGAGCCATTGCCAATCTTGGATAGTAGCCTCTTGGTGTCTTCTGAGATAGTCAGGGTTGTCCGGCTCCGATTGATATCTTCCTTCCGCGCCGATTGGGAGTATAGTCCCACCTTTCCTTTATGCATAACCAGTGTCACGTCAAATAATAGTGATACTGATTGTATGTATTACCAATCTCCAAGTCAAGGGAGTGGGGAGTAGTTCAACTAATAAGAATAAAAATAGGATGCAGTGATAGTGAGATCTCTGGAAACTTTACGCTGTGAAATAGGGTTCAATCTCACAGCGTAACAACTGTTAAAAATAGG
It encodes the following:
- a CDS encoding WD40 repeat domain-containing protein is translated as MNTRSILTLLLSLSSTVFISSVQPAYANPVKETEINAQSYALMEKATIWKQLPTPDQTITALDISPTGNFAVGGSQEAIVHLWDLRAQQVVRDLHSHTAKVTSVVFSPNGRTFVSGSTDKTIKIWNLAMLRLNMTIYTDHEIHSLAVSPHGQTFASGNEDGTVEVWNLNTGKKRREFSTPIQSKVEVSYSDDGNFLVTRYPDRDIVHFWNPLTGELLGSNLAEDPLPVDQWSEIACSGLSESLGDNSNSDGFWSELCGEIASTAQGNLWANIDSNSIVLWRLPNPLKFTANQDSNPDLLGSEEAIASIP
- the dprA gene encoding DNA-processing protein DprA, producing MTERAFWLAWSQLPKVGPVLLQRIENQFGSLAAAWQADAIALSSIEGVGIKTAQSWVAHRKQLDPIALLEQHLQTNPQFWTPSDALYPRLLLEIPSPPPVLYYRGIVEPEENQGIRPAVAIVGTREVTDYGRRWTYRLSKQLVQRGFTIVSGMAQGVDTQAHRGCLDAGGRTIAVLGTGVDIIYPPGNQSLYNQILEQGLAISEYPAGVQPNRAHFPQRNRIVAGLSRAVLVTEAPTHSGALITARLANEFGRDVYVLPGRIDDENSKGCLGLISKGAQVLINEGYVLELLSQIPELDPVIPRENVPTQQLSLFPTSPKPAPAPVPSLPPLQQKVLDGVKMEATSLDAIVQQTGLSAAEVSSTLIELELLGLVSQLPGMRYQR